In Bacillus methanolicus, the following proteins share a genomic window:
- the yaaA gene encoding S4 domain-containing protein YaaA: MAKEIKIETEFITLSQFLKLADVIQTGGMAKWFLSEHEVYVNGERDQRRGRKLRAGDEIKIPNIGIFIIKH, translated from the coding sequence ATGGCGAAAGAAATCAAAATTGAAACGGAATTTATTACTTTAAGCCAATTTTTAAAGTTGGCTGATGTCATACAGACTGGCGGAATGGCAAAATGGTTTTTAAGTGAACATGAAGTGTACGTGAACGGTGAACGGGATCAAAGAAGAGGCCGGAAATTAAGAGCAGGAGATGAAATAAAAATACCAAATATTGGAATTTTTATCATAAAGCACTGA